CGATCGGCGCGGATCAGGGTGAGACGCGGCACGGCGGTACCCGCCAAACCGGAAACGGGCGCATGACGCGCGATCGCGCCGGCCAGATCGGCGATATCCCTCATGCGAGCCTGATCCACGATGCGGCGATGATCCGCAAGGGCGCGCCGCACCGATTTGGAGGATCGTGCAAAGTGTTCGGGCGATCGCTCTACCTCTCGCCGGTACGCGGCGGCATCTTGCCCCCATCACCTGAAGCGAAAGGAAAGATCATGTCGGGAGTGAGCGAGAAGGTTGTGCTGGTCACCGGTGCATCGAGCGGCATCGGCGAGGCGACGGTGCGCGAACTGGCCGCCGCCGGGGCCAGGCTCTTCATCGGCGCGCGCCGGGGCGAGCGGCTCAAGGCGCTGGCCGAGGAACTGGGCGATGCGGTCGCGTGGAGCGAACTGGATGTGACCGACGCGGCCAGCTTCGATGCGTTCGCCGCCGCCGCCGAAGCGCGGTTCGGACGCATCGACGTGCTGGTCAACAATGCCGGCGTCATGCCGCTCTCGCCGCTCGCCGCGCTGAAGCGCGACGAATGGAAGCGGATGATCGACGTGAACATCCACGGCGTGCTCAACGGCATCGCCGCCGTGCTGCCGCGCTTCCTGGCGCAGAAGAGCGGTCATGTCGTCAACGTCGCCTCGGTCGGCGCGCATCTCGTCCTGCCCACGGCGGCCGTCTATTGCGGCACCAAATATGCGGTGTGGGCGATCACCGAAGGGCTGCGGCAGGAGCATGATGACATCCGCTCCACGATCATCTCGCCGGGCGTGACGGCGACCGAGCTGGGCGACGATATCAGCGATCCCCAGGTGGCGTCCGCGCTCAAGGAATGGCGCCAGAAGTCGCTCACGCCGGACGCGATCGCGCGGGCGATCCGTTACGCGCTGGAGCAGCCCGAGGGCGTCGATATCAACGAAGTGATCGTGCGCCCCACGGCAGCCAATATGTGAGCGCCCGGATCAGGCTTTCGGGCAACCCGAAAGCCTGATCTCTGAAAGGACCGCGCGGGGCGCCGTCATTTTCCCGGATCAGAGGGGTTCGTCACCGGCCCCGCTATGTCGGCCT
This DNA window, taken from Sphingomonas sp. AP4-R1, encodes the following:
- a CDS encoding SDR family oxidoreductase, with the protein product MSGVSEKVVLVTGASSGIGEATVRELAAAGARLFIGARRGERLKALAEELGDAVAWSELDVTDAASFDAFAAAAEARFGRIDVLVNNAGVMPLSPLAALKRDEWKRMIDVNIHGVLNGIAAVLPRFLAQKSGHVVNVASVGAHLVLPTAAVYCGTKYAVWAITEGLRQEHDDIRSTIISPGVTATELGDDISDPQVASALKEWRQKSLTPDAIARAIRYALEQPEGVDINEVIVRPTAANM